Proteins encoded by one window of Bos javanicus breed banteng chromosome 22, ARS-OSU_banteng_1.0, whole genome shotgun sequence:
- the EDEM1 gene encoding ER degradation-enhancing alpha-mannosidase-like protein 1 isoform X1: MQWRALVLGLVLLRLGLHGVLWLVFGLGPSMGFYQRFPLSFGFQRLRGPDGSASPASGPADRPGGLSGPSWLQPPAPGAAEGKRRRAPRRPGQGVCGPAHWGYVLGGRGRGRDEYEKRYSSAFPPQLRAQMRDLARGMFVFGYDNYMAHAFPQDELNPIHCRGRGPDRGDPSNLNINDVLGNYSLTLVDALDTLAIMGNSSEFQKAVKLVINTVSFDRDSTVQVFEATIRVLGSLLSAHRIITDSKQPFGDMTIKDYDNELLHMAHDLAVRLLPAFENTKTGIPYPRVNLKTGVPPDSNNETCTAGAGSLLVEFGILSRLLGDSTFEWVARRAVKALWSLRSSDTGLLGNVVNIQTGHWVGKQSGLGAGLDSFYEYLLKSYILFGEKEDLEMFNAAYQSIQNYLRRGREACNEGEGDPPLYVNVNMFSGQLMNTWIDSLQAFFPGLQVLIGDVEDAICLHAFYYAIWKRYGALPERYNWQLQAPDVLFYPLRPELVESTYLLYQATKNPFYLHVGMDILQSLEKYTKVKCGYATLHHVIDKSKEDRMESFFLSETCKYLYLLFDEENPVHKSGTRYMFTTEGHIISVDEHLRESPWKEFFSEEGGPDQVGKSGHRPKPQELNVINSSSNCNRVPDERRYALPLKSIYMRQIDQMVGLI; encoded by the exons ATGCAATGGCGAGCGCTCGTCCTGGGGCTGGTACTCCTTCGGCTTGGCCTCCACGGAGTGCTGTGGCTCGTCTTCGGGCTGGGGCCCAGCATGGGCTTCTACCAGCGCTTCCCGCTCAGCTTCGGCTTCCAGCGCCTGAGGGGTCCCGACGGCTCCGCATCTCCCGCCTCCGGGCCAGCGGACCGGCCCGGGGGGCTGTCGGGGCCGTCGTGGCTGCAGCCTCCGGCCCCCGGGGCGGCAGAGGGGAAGCGGCGGCGGGCTCCGCGGCGGCCCGGGCAGGGCGTGTGCGGCCCGGCCCACTGGGGCTACGTGCTGGGCGGCCGGGGCCGCGGCCGGGACGAGTATGAGAAGCGCTACAGCAGCGCCTTCCCACCCCAGCTGCGCGCCCAGATGCGCGACCTGGCGCGGGGCATGTTCGTGTTCGGCTACGACAACTACATGGCGCACGCCTTTCCTCAGGACGAGCTCAACCCCATCCACTGCCGCGGCCGAGGACCCGACCGCGGGGACCC ctcAAATCTGAACATCAATGATGTGCTAGGGAATTATTCCCTTACTCTGGTTGATGCGTTGGATACCCTTGCA ATAATGGGAAATTCATCCGAGTTCCAGAAAGCAGTCAAGTTAGTGATCAACACAGTTTCCTTTGACAGAGATTCCACCGTCCAGGTCTTCGAGGCCACCATAAG GGTTCTGGGGAGCCTTCTTTCTGCCCACAGAATAATAACCGACTCCAAGCAGCCCTTTGGTGACATGACGATTAAGGATTATGACAACGAGCTGTTACACATGGCTCACGACCTGGCCGTGAGGCTCCTCCCTGCCTTTGAAAACACCAAGACTGGGATCCCCTACCCTCGG GTGAATCTAAAGACAGGCGTTCCTCCCGACAGCAATAATGAGACGTGCACGGCCGGTGCTGGTTCCCTCCTGGTGGAATTTGGGATTCTAAGCCGACTGCTGGGGGATTCCACGTTTGAGTGGGTGGCCAGGCGAGCCGTGAAAGCCCTTTGGAGCTTGCGGAGCAGCGACACGGGATTGTTAG GCAATGTTGTGAACATTCAGACGGGCCACTGGGTCGGCAAGCAGAGTGGCTTGGGTGCCGGACTGGACTCCTTCTATGAATACCTCTTGAAATCTTACATTCtctttggagaaaaagaagaCCTAGAAATGTTTAATGCTGCATATCAGAGTATTCAGAACTACTTAAGAAGAGG TCGGGAAGCCTGTAACGAGGGAGAAGGGGACCCGCCCCTCTACGTCAACGTGAACATGTTCAGCGGGCAGCTCATGAACACGTGGATCGACTCTCTGCAGGCCTTCTTCCCTGGACTGCAG GTTCTGATAGGAGACGTGGAAGACGCCATCTGCCTGCACGCCTTCTACTACGCCATCTGGAAGCGCTACGGGGCCCTCCCCGAGAGGTACAACTGGCAGCTGCAGGCCCCTGACGTGCTCTTCTATCCGCTGAGGCCCGAGCTGGTGGAGTCCACGTATCTCCTCTACCAG GCAACCAAGAATCCCTTCTACCTCCATGTAGGAATGGACATTCTGCAGAGTCTGGAAAAGTACACAAAAGTCAA GTGTGGCTACGCTACGCTGCATCATGTCATCGACAAGTCCAAGGAGGACCGGATGGAGAGCTTCTTCCTCAGCGAGACCTGTAAATACCTGTATCTG cTCTTTGATGAGGAGAACCCAGTACACAAATCTGGAACCAGATACATGTTTACAACTGAGGGACACATTATATCTGTTGACGAACATCTCCGGGAGTCACCCTGGAAGGAGTTCTTCTCTGAAGAGGGAGGGCCGGACCAAGTGGGAAAGTCTGGGCACAGGCCTAAACCTCAGGAGCTGAACGTCATCAACTCCAGCTCCAAT TGCAATCGGGTTCCTGATGAGAGGCGATATGCCCTGCCCCTAAAGAGCATCTACATGCGACAGATTGACCAGATGGTTGGCTTGATTTGA
- the EDEM1 gene encoding ER degradation-enhancing alpha-mannosidase-like protein 1 isoform X2, whose amino-acid sequence MQWRALVLGLVLLRLGLHGVLWLVFGLGPSMGFYQRFPLSFGFQRLRGPDGSASPASGPADRPGGLSGPSWLQPPAPGAAEGKRRRAPRRPGQGVCGPAHWGYVLGGRGRGRDEYEKRYSSAFPPQLRAQMRDLARGMFVFGYDNYMAHAFPQDELNPIHCRGRGPDRGDPSNLNINDVLGNYSLTLVDALDTLAIMGNSSEFQKAVKLVINTVSFDRDSTVQVFEATIRVLGSLLSAHRIITDSKQPFGDMTIKDYDNELLHMAHDLAVRLLPAFENTKTGIPYPRVNLKTGVPPDSNNETCTAGAGSLLVEFGILSRLLGDSTFEWVARRAVKALWSLRSSDTGLLGNVVNIQTGHWVGKQSGLGAGLDSFYEYLLKSYILFGEKEDLEMFNAAYQSIQNYLRRGREACNEGEGDPPLYVNVNMFSGQLMNTWIDSLQAFFPGLQVLIGDVEDAICLHAFYYAIWKRYGALPERYNWQLQAPDVLFYPLRPELVESTYLLYQVWLRYAASCHRQVQGGPDGELLPQRDL is encoded by the exons ATGCAATGGCGAGCGCTCGTCCTGGGGCTGGTACTCCTTCGGCTTGGCCTCCACGGAGTGCTGTGGCTCGTCTTCGGGCTGGGGCCCAGCATGGGCTTCTACCAGCGCTTCCCGCTCAGCTTCGGCTTCCAGCGCCTGAGGGGTCCCGACGGCTCCGCATCTCCCGCCTCCGGGCCAGCGGACCGGCCCGGGGGGCTGTCGGGGCCGTCGTGGCTGCAGCCTCCGGCCCCCGGGGCGGCAGAGGGGAAGCGGCGGCGGGCTCCGCGGCGGCCCGGGCAGGGCGTGTGCGGCCCGGCCCACTGGGGCTACGTGCTGGGCGGCCGGGGCCGCGGCCGGGACGAGTATGAGAAGCGCTACAGCAGCGCCTTCCCACCCCAGCTGCGCGCCCAGATGCGCGACCTGGCGCGGGGCATGTTCGTGTTCGGCTACGACAACTACATGGCGCACGCCTTTCCTCAGGACGAGCTCAACCCCATCCACTGCCGCGGCCGAGGACCCGACCGCGGGGACCC ctcAAATCTGAACATCAATGATGTGCTAGGGAATTATTCCCTTACTCTGGTTGATGCGTTGGATACCCTTGCA ATAATGGGAAATTCATCCGAGTTCCAGAAAGCAGTCAAGTTAGTGATCAACACAGTTTCCTTTGACAGAGATTCCACCGTCCAGGTCTTCGAGGCCACCATAAG GGTTCTGGGGAGCCTTCTTTCTGCCCACAGAATAATAACCGACTCCAAGCAGCCCTTTGGTGACATGACGATTAAGGATTATGACAACGAGCTGTTACACATGGCTCACGACCTGGCCGTGAGGCTCCTCCCTGCCTTTGAAAACACCAAGACTGGGATCCCCTACCCTCGG GTGAATCTAAAGACAGGCGTTCCTCCCGACAGCAATAATGAGACGTGCACGGCCGGTGCTGGTTCCCTCCTGGTGGAATTTGGGATTCTAAGCCGACTGCTGGGGGATTCCACGTTTGAGTGGGTGGCCAGGCGAGCCGTGAAAGCCCTTTGGAGCTTGCGGAGCAGCGACACGGGATTGTTAG GCAATGTTGTGAACATTCAGACGGGCCACTGGGTCGGCAAGCAGAGTGGCTTGGGTGCCGGACTGGACTCCTTCTATGAATACCTCTTGAAATCTTACATTCtctttggagaaaaagaagaCCTAGAAATGTTTAATGCTGCATATCAGAGTATTCAGAACTACTTAAGAAGAGG TCGGGAAGCCTGTAACGAGGGAGAAGGGGACCCGCCCCTCTACGTCAACGTGAACATGTTCAGCGGGCAGCTCATGAACACGTGGATCGACTCTCTGCAGGCCTTCTTCCCTGGACTGCAG GTTCTGATAGGAGACGTGGAAGACGCCATCTGCCTGCACGCCTTCTACTACGCCATCTGGAAGCGCTACGGGGCCCTCCCCGAGAGGTACAACTGGCAGCTGCAGGCCCCTGACGTGCTCTTCTATCCGCTGAGGCCCGAGCTGGTGGAGTCCACGTATCTCCTCTACCAG GTGTGGCTACGCTACGCTGCATCATGTCATCGACAAGTCCAAGGAGGACCGGATGGAGAGCTTCTTCCTCAGCGAGACCTGTAA